In Candidatus Methylomirabilota bacterium, one DNA window encodes the following:
- a CDS encoding oligopeptide/dipeptide ABC transporter ATP-binding protein, with translation MQTILEGAGLRKHFPVTRGLVFNRVTGWIKAVDHVNVSLKEGETVGLVGESGSGKTTLAKLFLLLEQPTEGTLRFYGKDLGQFTREDFARYRQTVQAVFQDPWSSLNPRMRVATIIAEPLPRDTPKPQARERLAQVLSEVGLSLASGDRFPHEFSGGQRQRIAVARALVTYPKSIILDEPVSALDVSIRAQVLNLLKDIQQRLGLSYFVISHDLATMRYISTRLNVMYAGKIVETGQSQDVYSNPLHPYSQALLSAALPLHPSFRRSRVVLSGEVPSPLNPPAGCRFHPRCPLRMAICSEVEPLLKEAAPGRLVACHAINTPD, from the coding sequence GTGCAGACCATTCTGGAAGGCGCGGGGCTCCGCAAGCACTTTCCCGTCACCAGGGGACTGGTTTTCAACCGGGTCACGGGGTGGATCAAAGCGGTCGACCATGTGAACGTCAGCCTCAAGGAGGGAGAGACGGTGGGGCTGGTGGGGGAATCCGGCTCGGGCAAGACCACCCTGGCCAAGCTCTTCCTGCTGCTGGAGCAGCCTACCGAAGGCACCTTGCGCTTTTACGGCAAGGACCTCGGCCAGTTCACCCGGGAGGACTTCGCCCGGTATCGGCAGACGGTACAGGCCGTATTCCAGGACCCGTGGAGCTCCCTCAATCCCCGGATGCGGGTGGCGACGATCATCGCCGAGCCCCTTCCGCGCGACACTCCCAAGCCCCAGGCCAGAGAGCGATTAGCGCAGGTGTTGTCGGAGGTGGGGCTGAGCCTCGCCAGCGGTGACCGCTTTCCTCACGAGTTCAGCGGCGGCCAGCGTCAGCGCATCGCCGTGGCTCGCGCGCTGGTGACCTATCCGAAGTCCATCATCCTGGACGAGCCCGTGAGCGCGCTCGATGTCTCCATCCGCGCCCAGGTGCTCAATCTGCTGAAGGACATCCAGCAACGACTGGGCCTGAGCTACTTCGTCATCTCCCACGACCTGGCCACCATGCGCTACATCAGCACCCGCCTCAACGTGATGTACGCCGGGAAGATCGTCGAGACGGGGCAATCGCAGGACGTCTACAGTAACCCGCTGCACCCCTACTCGCAGGCGCTGCTCTCGGCGGCGCTGCCCTTGCACCCCTCGTTCCGCAGGAGTCGTGTCGTGCTGTCGGGAGAGGTCCCCAGCCCGCTGAACCCGCCCGCGGGGTGCCGCTTCCACCCCCGGTGCCCCCTGCGCATGGCGATCTGCTCGGAGGTGGAGCCCCTGCTCAAGGAGGCCGCCCCGGGGCGCCTCGTCGCCTGCCACGCCATCAACACGCCTGACTAG
- a CDS encoding 2Fe-2S iron-sulfur cluster binding domain-containing protein — MDITVTARNGTRDFACDPGEKILHAGLRHGVELPYECATGTCGTCKATLVSGRAESQWPDAPGRRYLKTAADILMCQSVALEDCALQVGGALKPAEPEATPPRALGGSLGAFRRLTADIAAFEVGLDEPLDFAAGQFALLRVPGIVGARAYSMVNFDRRAQRLAFVVKKKPGGEVSEWLFGGGVDGARVALFAPLGHATFHPGVPRHLLCIAGGSGLAGMMSILSRACQAGHFAAWDGQVFFGIRTAQDVFFLDELESFRARYPSRLAVTVALSDEDIPAALPAAYPAFRFARGLVHAVAGEGMRERFAEVRAYVAGPPPMVDASLRLLLREARLPPADIRYDKFS; from the coding sequence GTGGACATCACCGTCACCGCCCGGAATGGGACCCGCGACTTCGCGTGCGATCCCGGAGAGAAGATCCTTCACGCCGGCCTTCGGCACGGCGTGGAGCTGCCCTACGAGTGCGCCACGGGCACGTGCGGGACGTGCAAGGCGACCCTGGTCAGCGGGCGGGCCGAGAGCCAGTGGCCCGACGCCCCGGGCCGCCGATATCTGAAGACGGCGGCCGACATCCTCATGTGTCAGAGCGTGGCGCTGGAGGATTGCGCGCTCCAGGTGGGCGGTGCCCTCAAGCCCGCGGAACCGGAGGCGACGCCGCCGCGCGCGCTGGGCGGAAGCCTCGGCGCGTTCCGTCGCCTCACGGCCGATATCGCCGCGTTCGAGGTGGGGCTCGACGAGCCGCTCGACTTCGCGGCCGGCCAGTTCGCCCTGCTCCGCGTCCCCGGGATCGTCGGGGCCCGCGCCTACTCGATGGTGAACTTCGACCGTCGGGCCCAGCGCCTGGCCTTCGTGGTCAAAAAGAAGCCCGGGGGCGAGGTGAGCGAGTGGCTGTTCGGCGGTGGCGTCGACGGCGCGCGCGTCGCCCTGTTCGCGCCGCTGGGGCACGCGACGTTCCATCCCGGCGTGCCCCGTCACCTGCTGTGTATCGCGGGCGGCAGCGGCCTGGCCGGCATGATGTCGATCCTGTCACGGGCCTGTCAGGCCGGCCACTTCGCCGCCTGGGACGGTCAGGTCTTCTTCGGGATCCGGACCGCGCAGGACGTCTTCTTCCTCGACGAGCTGGAGAGCTTCCGGGCGCGCTATCCTTCCCGACTGGCGGTCACGGTGGCGCTCTCCGACGAGGACATCCCGGCCGCGCTGCCCGCCGCGTATCCGGCCTTCCGGTTCGCCCGGGGCCTGGTCCACGCGGTCGCCGGGGAGGGCATGCGCGAGCGCTTCGCCGAAGTCCGAGCCTACGTGGCGGGGCCGCCGCCGATGGTGGACGCGAGCCTCCGGCTGTTGCTGCGCGAGGCCCGGCTGCCGCCGGCCGACATTCGCTACGACAAGTTCAGCTGA
- a CDS encoding Rieske 2Fe-2S domain-containing protein encodes MGQYERHVFVCTSGETCPAQGDVERYVKILREGAKRAGRQVEVRVNKAGCFSQCGHGPMIVVYPENVWYAGVQESDLDDILTSHIVGGRPVARLRYEPGLAGANKKSEAELQAIASTAAGAEDGTAAWKRVCRAEDVPANGMKQFSVDGLDVLIVNAAEAYYAYQALCPHEAVALEQGIHDGSVLTCLEHMWQFDLKTGAPLADAQMGLKSYRLKEERGELYVGLEA; translated from the coding sequence ATGGGCCAGTACGAGCGTCACGTGTTCGTCTGCACGAGCGGCGAAACGTGTCCGGCGCAGGGCGACGTCGAGCGGTACGTGAAGATCCTCCGGGAAGGCGCGAAGCGGGCCGGCCGGCAGGTGGAAGTGCGCGTCAACAAGGCCGGCTGCTTCTCCCAGTGCGGCCACGGCCCGATGATCGTGGTCTACCCCGAAAACGTCTGGTACGCGGGCGTCCAGGAGTCCGACCTGGACGACATCCTGACCTCCCACATCGTCGGCGGCCGACCCGTCGCGCGGCTCCGCTACGAGCCGGGGCTCGCCGGCGCCAACAAGAAGAGCGAGGCCGAGCTGCAAGCCATCGCCAGTACGGCGGCCGGCGCCGAGGACGGGACTGCGGCGTGGAAGCGCGTCTGTCGAGCCGAGGACGTGCCGGCGAACGGGATGAAGCAGTTCTCGGTGGACGGACTCGATGTCCTCATCGTCAATGCCGCGGAGGCGTACTACGCGTATCAGGCGCTCTGCCCCCACGAGGCCGTCGCCCTCGAGCAGGGGATCCACGATGGCTCCGTCCTGACCTGTCTCGAGCACATGTGGCAGTTCGATCTCAAGACCGGGGCGCCGCTGGCCGACGCCCAGATGGGGCTCAAGAGCTATCGGCTCAAGGAGGAGCGGGGCGAGCTGTACGTCGGGCTCGAAGCCTGA
- a CDS encoding aromatic ring-hydroxylating dioxygenase subunit alpha, with protein MTAVGAGTPVGELLRRYWMPIAAVAELEDTPIKPVRLLAEDLLLYRDGRGTFGLLDRHCAHRRADLACGIVEDRGLRCHYHGWLYGETGQCLAQPFEETVHPEARYKDRIKLTAYPVEAKAGLLWAYLGPPPAPLVPTWEPFTWENGFVQIVFSEVPCNWLQAQENSIDPVHFEWLHGNWSRVLRGLDGARSPTHLKIGFDLFEYGFVYRRVLEGQTETDELWTVGRTCLWPNCLFTGGHFEWRVPVDDEHTLSVGWFFDRVPNEMEPFTQERIPYWYSPIRDPRTGRWITTHIMNQDFVAWTGQGAVADRTREHLGESDRGIVMMRRKLLEQAEVVRRGGEPMAVVRDREQNRCIGLPIIGRDRYVKGAARDRYQEARGTPGPVLPEGFPFLAGQPAEIRAAFRRAMGLDG; from the coding sequence TTGACGGCGGTCGGCGCGGGCACGCCGGTGGGCGAGTTGCTGCGGCGGTACTGGATGCCCATCGCCGCCGTCGCCGAGCTGGAAGACACTCCGATCAAGCCCGTGCGCCTGCTCGCTGAAGACCTGCTGCTCTACCGGGACGGGCGCGGGACGTTCGGGCTCCTGGACCGCCACTGCGCCCACCGCCGGGCCGATCTCGCCTGCGGGATCGTCGAGGACCGCGGGCTGCGCTGCCACTATCACGGCTGGCTCTACGGGGAGACGGGCCAGTGCCTGGCCCAGCCGTTCGAGGAGACCGTCCACCCCGAGGCGCGCTACAAGGATCGCATCAAGCTCACCGCCTATCCGGTCGAGGCCAAGGCCGGGCTGCTGTGGGCCTATCTCGGGCCCCCGCCGGCCCCGCTGGTGCCGACGTGGGAGCCCTTCACCTGGGAGAACGGCTTCGTCCAGATCGTGTTCTCCGAGGTCCCCTGCAACTGGCTCCAGGCCCAGGAGAACTCCATCGACCCCGTGCACTTCGAGTGGCTGCACGGCAACTGGTCGCGCGTGCTGCGCGGCCTCGACGGGGCCCGGTCGCCCACCCACCTGAAGATCGGCTTCGACCTGTTCGAGTACGGCTTCGTGTACCGGCGCGTCCTCGAAGGCCAGACGGAGACGGACGAGTTGTGGACGGTGGGGCGCACCTGCCTGTGGCCGAACTGTCTGTTCACCGGCGGTCACTTCGAGTGGCGCGTGCCCGTCGACGACGAGCACACGCTCAGTGTGGGCTGGTTCTTCGACCGCGTGCCCAACGAGATGGAGCCGTTCACGCAGGAGCGTATCCCGTACTGGTACAGCCCGATCAGGGATCCACGGACCGGCCGGTGGATCACCACGCACATCATGAACCAGGACTTCGTGGCCTGGACTGGTCAGGGGGCCGTCGCCGACCGTACGCGCGAGCATCTGGGAGAGAGCGACCGCGGAATCGTCATGATGCGCCGGAAGCTGCTCGAGCAGGCCGAGGTCGTTCGCCGCGGGGGCGAGCCCATGGCCGTCGTTCGCGACCGCGAGCAGAACCGGTGCATCGGCCTGCCCATCATCGGCCGCGACCGCTACGTCAAGGGCGCCGCGCGGGACCGCTACCAGGAAGCCCGGGGCACCCCGGGACCCGTCCTGCCCGAGGGCTTTCCGTTCCTGGCCGGCCAACCCGCGGAGATCCGCGCCGCCTTTCGGCGCGCCATGGGCCTGGACGGCTAG
- a CDS encoding amidohydrolase family protein — translation MATPRPHRIDVHHHHTPPPYLAAITARSIPGPVRDWTPEKSLADMDRAGVATALTSITTPALRFLDDGDARKLARECNEYSARLAGDSRGRFGMFAVMPMPHVDATLEEIAYALDTLKADGIGLLTSYGDKWLGDPSFAPVLDELNRRRAVVYTHPTTANCCGNLIPDVPESIIEWGTDTTRTIASLVFSGTAARCRDLKIIFSHGGGTMPFLTERFVRLPLINKSLAARVPNGVEHELRRFYYDTAQAAHPYALASLLKLVAVSQVVFGTDFPYRTAADHVKGLADYGFGSTELRAIERDNTVRLLPRLGA, via the coding sequence ATGGCGACACCCAGGCCGCACCGGATCGACGTCCACCACCACCATACGCCGCCGCCTTATCTCGCGGCTATCACGGCGCGGAGCATCCCGGGCCCCGTGCGCGACTGGACGCCCGAGAAGTCGCTCGCCGACATGGACCGGGCGGGCGTGGCCACGGCCCTGACCTCCATCACCACGCCCGCGCTGAGATTCCTGGACGACGGCGACGCGCGCAAGCTGGCCCGTGAGTGCAACGAATACTCGGCCCGGCTCGCCGGGGACTCCCGCGGCCGCTTCGGCATGTTCGCCGTGATGCCCATGCCCCACGTCGACGCCACCCTGGAGGAGATCGCCTACGCGCTGGACACGCTCAAGGCCGACGGCATCGGCCTGCTCACCAGCTACGGCGACAAGTGGCTCGGCGATCCGTCATTCGCCCCCGTGCTGGACGAGCTGAATCGCCGCCGGGCGGTCGTCTACACGCACCCGACCACCGCCAACTGCTGCGGCAACCTCATTCCCGATGTGCCGGAATCGATCATCGAGTGGGGGACGGACACCACGCGGACGATCGCCAGCCTGGTGTTCAGCGGCACCGCCGCCCGCTGCCGGGATCTGAAGATCATCTTCTCTCACGGCGGTGGGACCATGCCGTTCTTGACCGAGCGCTTCGTGCGCTTGCCCCTGATCAACAAGAGCCTGGCCGCCCGCGTGCCGAACGGCGTGGAGCACGAGCTCCGGCGCTTCTACTACGACACCGCCCAGGCCGCTCATCCCTACGCGCTGGCGTCGCTCCTGAAGCTCGTGGCGGTGTCGCAGGTCGTGTTCGGGACGGATTTCCCGTATCGGACCGCCGCCGACCACGTCAAGGGACTGGCGGACTACGGATTCGGCTCCACCGAGCTGCGGGCGATCGAGCGCGACAACACGGTGCGGCTCCTGCCCCGGCTCGGGGCGTAG
- a CDS encoding RidA family protein, with the protein MPTKQIIQVDLAASNPHLSAATRFGNLVFVAGQTGRHPTTGVVGKDVREQTRNALERIKLILAAAGTSLDNVLTATTHLTRREDLAAYNEEYARYFPTNKPARTTVSAMLNAPELLVEITVTAGIPD; encoded by the coding sequence ATGCCCACGAAGCAGATCATTCAGGTGGATCTCGCCGCCTCCAACCCTCACCTGTCGGCCGCTACCAGGTTCGGCAACCTCGTCTTCGTGGCCGGCCAGACCGGGAGGCACCCCACGACCGGGGTAGTCGGCAAGGACGTCCGCGAGCAGACCCGGAACGCCCTGGAGCGGATCAAACTGATCCTGGCGGCGGCCGGCACGTCGCTCGACAACGTCCTGACGGCGACGACGCATCTGACCCGTCGGGAAGATCTGGCCGCCTACAACGAGGAGTACGCGAGATACTTCCCGACGAACAAGCCGGCCCGCACGACCGTATCGGCGATGCTGAACGCTCCCGAGCTCCTCGTGGAGATCACCGTCACCGCCGGTATCCCGGACTGA
- a CDS encoding RidA family protein, which translates to MSKTYLEPSDVQKTRAFSPAVVTEGGRIVWMAGQTATLDEAGRNIGGDFEAQTRRVFALMDQTLRRVGGTLADLVTMTVFIKEPRHGDHFVQIRKELFPDGKFPASALITVSNFARPGMEVEIQGIAVIGA; encoded by the coding sequence ATGAGCAAGACCTATCTCGAGCCGAGCGACGTCCAGAAGACCCGGGCCTTCTCGCCCGCCGTCGTGACCGAGGGGGGACGGATCGTCTGGATGGCCGGTCAGACCGCCACGCTGGACGAAGCGGGCAGGAACATCGGCGGCGACTTCGAGGCCCAGACCCGCCGCGTGTTCGCGCTCATGGACCAGACCCTGCGGCGCGTCGGGGGCACGCTGGCCGATCTGGTCACCATGACGGTGTTCATCAAGGAACCGCGGCACGGCGACCACTTCGTGCAGATCCGCAAGGAGCTGTTTCCCGACGGGAAGTTCCCGGCCAGCGCGCTCATCACCGTGTCGAACTTCGCCCGGCCCGGCATGGAAGTCGAGATCCAGGGCATCGCCGTGATCGGGGCCTGA
- a CDS encoding amidohydrolase family protein has translation MKDGLRFVDSDMHIMEPPDLFERYLDPKLKDRVSLPIGADGRPTRGWAAGMIAVDGMSISDSDIQQYRKRHRATSAQSSQPLSSSRLFDTGRLDFAIERSYNPEAQVMGMEMEGVDIAVLYPTTGLALLGRNGMDPQLSLALCQAYNNWIYEFCQYSPHRLKFVAMLPVHDVHLACKELVRCVRELGAVGSFIRPNLVNGRYWHSNYWEPLYSLHEELGVTWGFHEGVSAIYSRMIELYGENRFYRHVASHWIEMQQALIAMIIGGVFEFHPKLRVGFLEAQNSWVPGLLSRIEWDYPQYRDSHAPYLTLTPREYFRRNCWAAVEGSEPEIEATAGLIGADRMCVSTDYPHFDSNFPHVSENLLKNVPRPIAAQILMGGAHLYGFTEEDFKKADAAAAADVARR, from the coding sequence ATGAAAGATGGACTCCGCTTCGTCGACTCCGACATGCACATCATGGAACCCCCCGACCTGTTCGAGCGCTATCTGGATCCGAAGCTCAAGGACCGGGTCAGCCTGCCCATCGGGGCCGACGGCCGGCCCACCCGGGGATGGGCCGCCGGCATGATCGCCGTCGACGGAATGTCCATCTCGGACTCCGACATCCAGCAGTATCGCAAGCGGCACCGGGCCACCTCGGCGCAGAGCAGTCAGCCGCTCTCGAGCTCCCGCCTCTTCGACACCGGCCGGCTCGACTTCGCCATCGAGCGGAGTTACAACCCCGAGGCCCAGGTGATGGGCATGGAGATGGAGGGGGTCGACATCGCCGTGCTCTACCCCACCACGGGCCTGGCCCTGCTCGGCCGCAACGGCATGGATCCGCAGCTGTCCCTGGCCCTGTGCCAGGCGTACAACAACTGGATCTACGAGTTCTGCCAGTACAGCCCCCATCGCCTGAAGTTCGTGGCCATGCTGCCCGTGCACGACGTGCACCTGGCCTGCAAGGAGCTGGTACGCTGCGTGCGGGAGCTGGGGGCGGTCGGCTCGTTCATCCGGCCCAACCTCGTCAACGGCCGCTACTGGCACTCGAACTACTGGGAGCCGCTCTACAGCCTGCACGAGGAGCTGGGCGTGACCTGGGGGTTCCACGAGGGCGTGAGCGCGATCTACTCCCGCATGATCGAGCTCTACGGCGAGAACCGCTTCTACCGGCACGTGGCCAGCCACTGGATCGAGATGCAGCAGGCCCTCATCGCCATGATCATCGGCGGGGTGTTCGAGTTCCACCCCAAGCTCCGGGTCGGCTTCCTGGAGGCCCAGAATTCGTGGGTGCCCGGCTTGCTCTCCCGCATCGAGTGGGACTATCCCCAGTACCGCGACTCCCACGCGCCCTACCTCACGCTGACCCCGCGGGAGTACTTCCGCCGCAACTGCTGGGCGGCGGTGGAGGGCAGCGAGCCCGAGATCGAAGCGACGGCCGGGCTGATCGGCGCCGATCGGATGTGCGTGTCGACCGATTACCCGCACTTCGACTCGAACTTCCCCCACGTGTCCGAGAATCTCTTGAAGAACGTGCCGCGGCCGATCGCGGCCCAGATCCTCATGGGGGGCGCGCACCTGTACGGCTTCACGGAGGAGGACTTCAAGAAGGCCGACGCCGCCGCGGCCGCCGACGTCGCCCGGCGCTAG
- a CDS encoding ABC transporter permease: protein MATTVLTHAQASAPMAPRLTLGEEVLKFARTKPLGAAGAAIILGLLFVAAFADILVPYDPYLADYGLQFARPSVEHWFGTDEFGRDVMSRIMYGARIALFVGFTASFMGCTIGGLLGVTSAYLGGKVDLFLERVMDMMLAFPQLILALAIASILGPAVENVVIAISIPIIPRAARVVRSAALSVKEHVYVEAVQALGASRPRVVLQHIIPNVVAPYIIIVTAQLGAAILAEAALSYLGLGSAEPTPSWGLMLSGSALSYAEKAPWVAIFPGIAISLGVFSFNLFGDSLRDALDPKLRGR, encoded by the coding sequence GTGGCCACGACGGTTCTGACCCACGCCCAGGCCTCGGCCCCCATGGCGCCGCGGCTCACCCTCGGCGAGGAGGTGCTGAAGTTCGCCCGGACGAAGCCCCTCGGCGCGGCCGGCGCGGCGATCATCCTCGGGCTGCTGTTCGTCGCCGCCTTCGCGGACATCCTCGTGCCCTACGATCCGTACCTGGCCGACTACGGATTGCAGTTCGCGCGACCGAGTGTGGAGCACTGGTTCGGGACCGACGAGTTCGGGCGCGACGTGATGAGCCGTATCATGTACGGCGCGCGGATTGCCCTCTTCGTCGGCTTCACGGCCTCGTTCATGGGCTGCACCATCGGTGGTCTGCTCGGGGTGACCAGCGCCTACCTGGGGGGGAAGGTCGATCTCTTCCTCGAGCGCGTGATGGACATGATGCTGGCGTTCCCGCAGCTGATCCTGGCCCTGGCGATCGCCTCGATCCTGGGGCCGGCCGTCGAGAACGTCGTCATCGCAATCTCCATTCCCATCATTCCTCGAGCGGCCCGAGTCGTGCGGTCCGCCGCCCTGTCGGTGAAGGAGCACGTGTATGTGGAGGCCGTGCAAGCGCTCGGGGCGTCGCGGCCCCGCGTCGTGCTGCAACACATCATCCCCAACGTGGTGGCGCCCTACATCATCATCGTGACCGCACAACTGGGAGCCGCCATCCTGGCCGAGGCCGCGCTCAGCTACCTGGGCCTGGGCTCCGCCGAGCCCACGCCGTCCTGGGGGCTGATGCTCTCGGGCTCGGCCCTGTCGTACGCGGAGAAGGCGCCGTGGGTCGCCATCTTCCCGGGCATCGCCATCAGCCTGGGGGTGTTCTCGTTCAATCTCTTCGGCGATTCCTTGCGAGACGCGCTCGACCCCAAGCTGCGGGGACGGTAG
- a CDS encoding ABC transporter permease, translating into MRTYILKRLLLVVPTLLGVAAIVFLIMRVIPGDVALLILGGDDGGGQIDQAQLDALRKQLGLDQPLIVQFGTWLWGVLQFDFGKSLWTGQPVTEELLIRLPVSLQLALMATLVSVIIAIPLGMLAAVRQDTWVDYLVRVVSIGGLAIPGFWVGILCILFLVIVFGWGPPLEFTPPWVDPWANFSMMVWPVVTVGYRYSAVTTRMTRSTVLEVLREDYIRTAWAKGLRERVVVIRHALKNAMLPVITLIGTEFAFLIGGLVVTETVFTLNGIGRFVVDAVAHRDYPVVQALVFLIAFSFVIVNLLVDLTYAWFDPRIRYR; encoded by the coding sequence ATGCGCACCTACATCCTGAAGCGTCTGCTGCTGGTCGTCCCCACCCTGCTGGGGGTCGCGGCCATCGTCTTCCTGATCATGCGGGTGATCCCGGGGGACGTGGCCCTCCTCATCCTGGGTGGGGACGACGGCGGCGGCCAGATCGACCAGGCGCAACTCGATGCCCTGCGGAAGCAGCTCGGGCTGGACCAGCCCCTGATCGTCCAGTTCGGGACGTGGTTGTGGGGGGTGCTGCAGTTCGACTTCGGCAAGTCGCTGTGGACCGGGCAGCCGGTCACCGAGGAATTGCTCATCCGGCTGCCCGTGAGTCTCCAGCTCGCGCTCATGGCCACGCTGGTGTCCGTGATCATCGCCATCCCGCTCGGCATGCTCGCCGCCGTCCGCCAGGACACCTGGGTCGATTATCTGGTCCGCGTGGTCAGCATCGGCGGCCTCGCTATCCCGGGGTTCTGGGTCGGCATCCTCTGCATCCTGTTCCTGGTGATCGTGTTCGGCTGGGGACCCCCGCTGGAGTTCACGCCGCCGTGGGTCGACCCCTGGGCGAACTTTTCGATGATGGTCTGGCCCGTGGTTACCGTCGGCTACCGCTACTCCGCGGTGACCACCCGGATGACCCGGTCCACGGTGCTCGAGGTGCTCCGCGAGGACTACATCCGCACCGCCTGGGCCAAGGGGTTGCGGGAGCGGGTCGTCGTCATCCGTCACGCGCTGAAGAATGCGATGCTACCGGTCATCACGCTGATCGGGACCGAGTTCGCCTTCCTCATCGGCGGCCTCGTCGTCACCGAGACGGTGTTCACCCTGAATGGGATCGGGCGGTTCGTGGTGGACGCCGTCGCGCATCGTGACTACCCTGTGGTGCAGGCCCTGGTGTTCCTGATCGCGTTCAGCTTCGTGATCGTAAACCTGCTCGTCGACCTGACCTACGCCTGGTTCGATCCGCGCATCCGGTACCGGTAG
- a CDS encoding ABC transporter substrate-binding protein: MAEATRRTRTLLTVVALTFLLGSLVLPLPDTAAAAETPRRGGILLAAIGADPPSLDPHQESTFANIQLVAPLYSTLLQFDPLDSSKIIGDAGTEWKTSPDGLTVTVKVRQDIKFHDGSKLTAADVKASYDKLVFPPKGVKSIRKAHFAAVKAIEAPDASTVVFKLKHPSAAFVSNLASPWNVIFPKKYLDKDPNYFKTNVVGSGPFKFKDYTRGATFEGERNPDYFVKGRPYLDGYKFFISPETAVRSAAVRSGRAYIEFRGLPMSEVEAIKRQLGDKVTVQEAPTPGWWAVSFNHKVKPFDDVRVRKALTLAIDRYTMGKVLFPLTGLKNVGGLVRPGTEWAMSQAELEKLPGFGRDMDKNRAEAKKLLAEAGFPNGLKFVMANRNVKLPYQDFAVYFIQEWRKIGVEATNRPLETAAWFDAGRVSRNFETMVDPHVDFMDEPDLTLVDFISTSPLTNWSQVSDPQLDDLYDRQSRTLDKAERKKLVNEFEKIVFEKAYFAQGLWWVRNIVHWSKVKNWKAAPSHYSNQKLQDVWLAED, encoded by the coding sequence ATGGCGGAAGCAACCCGGCGTACCCGAACGCTCCTTACGGTCGTAGCCCTCACGTTCCTGCTCGGCTCGCTGGTGCTCCCGCTGCCGGATACCGCCGCGGCGGCCGAGACCCCCCGGAGAGGCGGGATCCTCCTGGCGGCCATCGGCGCCGACCCGCCGAGCCTCGACCCGCACCAGGAGAGCACCTTCGCCAACATCCAGCTGGTCGCGCCCCTCTACAGCACCCTGCTCCAGTTTGACCCGCTGGACTCCTCCAAGATCATCGGCGACGCCGGGACCGAGTGGAAGACCTCGCCCGACGGCCTTACCGTGACCGTCAAGGTCCGTCAGGACATCAAGTTCCACGACGGCTCGAAGCTGACTGCGGCCGACGTCAAGGCGAGCTACGACAAGCTCGTGTTCCCGCCCAAGGGGGTCAAGAGCATCCGGAAGGCGCATTTCGCGGCGGTCAAGGCCATCGAGGCCCCCGACGCCTCCACCGTGGTCTTCAAGCTCAAGCACCCGTCAGCCGCGTTCGTGTCCAACCTGGCCTCGCCCTGGAACGTGATCTTCCCGAAGAAGTACCTGGACAAGGACCCGAACTACTTCAAGACGAATGTCGTGGGATCCGGACCGTTCAAGTTCAAGGACTACACGCGCGGCGCCACGTTCGAGGGTGAGCGCAACCCCGACTACTTCGTCAAGGGCCGCCCCTATCTCGACGGCTACAAGTTCTTCATCAGTCCCGAGACCGCCGTGCGCTCAGCCGCCGTCCGCTCGGGCCGGGCGTACATCGAGTTCCGGGGCTTGCCCATGTCCGAGGTGGAGGCGATCAAGCGGCAGCTCGGCGACAAGGTTACCGTCCAGGAGGCGCCCACGCCCGGCTGGTGGGCGGTCTCGTTCAACCACAAGGTCAAGCCATTCGACGACGTGCGCGTCCGCAAGGCGCTCACGCTTGCCATCGACCGCTACACGATGGGCAAGGTGCTGTTCCCTCTCACCGGGCTCAAGAACGTCGGCGGCCTGGTGCGCCCGGGGACCGAGTGGGCAATGTCGCAGGCCGAGCTCGAGAAGCTCCCCGGGTTCGGGCGGGACATGGACAAGAACCGCGCCGAGGCCAAGAAGCTGCTGGCCGAGGCCGGTTTCCCGAACGGCCTCAAGTTCGTCATGGCGAACCGCAACGTGAAGCTCCCCTACCAGGACTTCGCGGTGTACTTCATCCAGGAGTGGAGGAAGATCGGGGTCGAGGCGACCAACCGGCCACTCGAAACGGCCGCCTGGTTCGACGCCGGCCGGGTCTCGCGGAATTTCGAGACGATGGTCGATCCGCACGTCGACTTCATGGACGAGCCCGACCTGACGCTGGTGGATTTCATCAGCACCAGCCCGCTGACGAACTGGAGCCAGGTCTCGGACCCCCAGCTCGACGACCTCTACGACCGGCAGTCGAGGACCCTGGACAAGGCCGAGCGCAAGAAGCTCGTGAACGAGTTCGAGAAGATCGTGTTCGAGAAGGCGTACTTCGCCCAGGGACTCTGGTGGGTGCGCAACATCGTGCACTGGTCGAAGGTGAAGAACTGGAAGGCCGCGCCCAGCCACTACTCGAACCAGAAACTCCAGGACGTCTGGCTGGCCGAAGATTGA